The Oncorhynchus tshawytscha isolate Ot180627B linkage group LG20, Otsh_v2.0, whole genome shotgun sequence genome has a window encoding:
- the LOC112219675 gene encoding spindlin-Z codes for MKTPFRKSAPGQRSRADAGHSGVSASMKKKNSHKKQKNSPNKAVSSAPRRNIVGCRIQHIWKEGSATSQSQWKGTVLDQVPVNPSLYLIKYDGFDCVYGLELHKDERVQGLEVLPDRQSSTRISDVNLADTMIGKAVEHMFETEDGTKDEWRGMVLARAPIMNTWFFITYEKDPVLYMYQLLDDYKEGDLRIMPDSNDSTPAEREPGEVVDSLVGKQVEYAKEDGSKRTGMVIHQVEAKPSVYFIKFDDDFHIYVYDLVKTS; via the exons gGCACTCAGGTGTTTCTGCAAGTATGAAGAAAAAGAACTCCCACAA GAAACAAAAGAACAGCCCCAACAAGGCAGTGTCGTCGGCGCCGCGGCGGAACATCGTGGGCTGTCGTATCCAGCACATCTGGAAGGAGGGGAGCGCTACCTCTCAGTCGCAGTGGAAAGGCACGGTGCTGGACCAGGTGCCCGTCAACCCCTCGCTCTACCTCATCAAGTACGACGGCTTCGACTGTGTCTATGGCCTGGAGCTGCATAAAGATGAGAGGGTACAGGGCCTCGAGGTGCTCCCTGACCGTCAAT CCTCTACGCGCATCAGCGACGTCAACCTGGCTGACACGATGATAGGGAAGGCTGTAGAGCACATGTTTGAGACGGAGGACGGAACTAAAGACGAGTGGAGGGGCATGGTTCTGGCCCGGGCACCCATCATGAATACCTGGTTCTTTATCACCTACGAGAAAGACCCCGTCCTGTACATGTACCAGCTCCTAGACGACTACAAGGAGGGAGACCTGAGGATCATGCCTGACTCAA ATGACTCTACGCCGGCGGAGCGGGAGCCGGGGGAGGTGGTGGACAGTCTGGTGGGGAAACAGGTTGAGTACGCTAAAGAGGACGGCTCCAAACGAACTGGCATGGTCATCCACCAGGTGGAGGCCAAACCCTCCGTCTACTTCATCAAGTTCGACGACGACTTCCACATCTACGTCTACGACCTGGTCAAGACCTCCTAA
- the LOC112219872 gene encoding nucleoredoxin-like protein 2, giving the protein MVEVFVGKTLLNKEGDLIDPEEALRNKVVGIYFSAGWCPPCRDFTPILCDFYTELVEESEPPAQLEIVFISSDKSSDDMVEYYHDMHGDWLALPWADQYKHDLKKRFNITAVPKLVIVKENGDVITDKGRKQIRDQGLACFRSWLEVAEVFQNFKAL; this is encoded by the exons ATGGTGGAGGTATTTGTTGGGAAAACTCTCCTCAATAAAGAAGGGGATCTTATAGACCCAGAAGAAGCTCTCAGGAATAAAGTAGTGGGAATATATTTTTCTGCCGGCTGGTGCCCGCCTTGTCGAGATTTCACCCCTATTCTATGCGATTTTTACACGGAACTTGTCGAGGAGAGCGAACCACCTGCACAGCTAGAAATCGTTTTCATATCTTCTGACAAGTCGAGTGATGATATGGTGGAGTATTATCATGACATGCACGGAGATTGGCTGGCCCTGCCTTGGGCGGATCAATACAAACA TGATTTAAAGAAGAGATTCAATATCACAGCGGTCCCTAAACTGGTGATTGTGAAGGAGAATGGAGACGTGATCACAGACAAGGGAAGGAAACAGATCCGGGACCAGGGACTAGCCTGCTTCAGGAGCTGGTTGGAGGTGGCCGAAGTGTTCCAGAACTTTAAAGCTTTATAG